One genomic segment of Sanyastnella coralliicola includes these proteins:
- a CDS encoding CopD family protein, translating to MEFYDTYKALHIIFMVTWFAGLFYIVRLFIYHREANDKDDPERSILIGQFKIMERRLWYAITWPSAIICTLCGLTMLYFRPFLLEQGFMQVKLGFVAFLWLYQLYTHRVFKQLQTRPDVLNSIRLRFLNELPTLILISVVFLIIQRNAVDWIKGVVGIIGIALLFTFVIKRYQRMRK from the coding sequence ATGGAGTTCTATGACACGTACAAAGCCCTGCACATCATTTTCATGGTGACGTGGTTCGCCGGACTATTCTACATCGTGCGGTTATTCATCTATCACCGGGAAGCCAACGATAAGGATGATCCAGAGCGCAGCATCCTCATTGGGCAATTTAAAATCATGGAACGTAGGCTCTGGTATGCGATTACCTGGCCAAGCGCCATCATCTGCACCCTCTGCGGACTCACCATGCTTTACTTTCGTCCGTTTCTATTAGAACAGGGATTCATGCAAGTCAAGCTGGGCTTCGTAGCTTTTCTATGGCTCTACCAGCTATACACGCATCGCGTTTTTAAGCAGCTTCAGACCCGCCCTGATGTGCTCAATAGTATCAGACTTCGCTTTCTCAATGAACTACCAACCTTGATCCTTATTTCCGTAGTCTTCCTCATCATCCAACGCAATGCAGTGGATTGGATCAAAGGTGTGGTTGGTATTATCGGTATTGCCTTGTTATTCACCTTCGTGATTAAGAGGTATCAGAGGATGAGGAAATAA
- a CDS encoding acyl-CoA thioesterase: MKPRKASETFASSSRIVLPNDTNTLGNLMGGQLLNWMDINAAISAHRHCRRVVVTAAVNNVSFDSAINLADVVSIESKVSRAFNSSMEVYLDVYVENHTTGERSKCNEAIYTFVAVDQLGAPIQVPELIPETESEIKRYDSALRRRQLSLILAGKMKPTDATELRILFTGE, translated from the coding sequence ATGAAGCCAAGAAAAGCATCAGAAACATTCGCAAGTAGTAGTCGAATCGTTCTTCCTAACGATACGAATACCCTCGGAAACCTCATGGGAGGGCAGCTATTGAACTGGATGGATATCAACGCTGCCATCTCGGCTCATCGTCATTGTCGACGTGTGGTGGTTACCGCAGCTGTCAACAATGTATCCTTTGATTCAGCGATTAATCTAGCCGACGTTGTTTCTATTGAATCTAAAGTGTCACGCGCTTTCAATTCTTCAATGGAGGTCTACTTAGATGTTTACGTTGAAAATCACACTACGGGTGAACGCAGCAAGTGTAACGAAGCGATTTACACTTTCGTTGCAGTGGATCAACTAGGAGCGCCAATTCAGGTGCCAGAATTGATCCCTGAGACGGAGTCTGAAATCAAACGTTACGATAGCGCGTTGCGTCGTCGTCAACTTTCATTGATCCTTGCGGGTAAAATGAAACCGACAGATGCCACTGAGCTTCGTATCCTGTTTACTGGCGAGTAA
- a CDS encoding glycosyltransferase family 9 protein produces the protein MSRPAKFLVIRFSSIGDIVLTTPVLRAIEEQMEGDSEIHFLTKKAYAPLVESNPRVSKVYSIEKATAEVMEELKEEQYDYIIDLHRNIRSRMVKRSLKMIDFTFKKYNKEKWLLVNFGVNKMPDKHIVDRYLDTLKAFSVQADDKGLEFYVPPGEEINIQELFPNLKGAFHAIAIGAAHIGKRMEEDFIAQLCEGSELPVIIIGGPSDVETSQSLEGQFPGKVFNAAGKLSVNGSASVIAQATKVVAGDTGMMHIAAAMNRPVISVWGCTTPDFGMYPYKPAAGSVIIEPEGLNKRPCSKLGDRCKYGKEERCITQIDPARIISHLTRQ, from the coding sequence ATGAGCAGACCTGCGAAATTTCTAGTTATTCGTTTTTCTTCCATTGGCGACATCGTGTTGACCACACCTGTGCTTCGAGCTATTGAGGAACAGATGGAGGGAGATTCAGAAATTCACTTCTTGACAAAGAAGGCTTATGCTCCACTTGTGGAATCAAACCCACGTGTCTCTAAGGTCTATTCTATTGAAAAGGCTACCGCCGAAGTCATGGAAGAGCTCAAAGAAGAGCAATACGACTACATCATTGATCTTCATCGCAACATTCGTTCACGCATGGTCAAGCGATCATTGAAGATGATTGATTTCACTTTCAAGAAGTACAACAAGGAAAAGTGGCTCTTAGTGAACTTCGGAGTGAATAAAATGCCCGACAAGCACATTGTAGATCGCTACCTCGACACCTTGAAGGCTTTTAGTGTTCAGGCGGATGATAAAGGATTAGAATTCTACGTACCACCGGGAGAAGAAATCAATATTCAAGAACTCTTCCCAAATCTCAAAGGAGCTTTCCATGCAATTGCCATTGGTGCTGCCCATATTGGTAAGCGAATGGAAGAAGACTTCATCGCGCAGCTGTGCGAAGGAAGTGAACTCCCTGTGATCATCATTGGCGGACCTTCAGATGTAGAAACAAGCCAATCGCTGGAAGGCCAATTCCCAGGTAAGGTATTCAATGCAGCGGGCAAGCTCTCCGTCAATGGAAGTGCAAGCGTCATTGCTCAAGCCACTAAGGTCGTTGCCGGAGACACAGGCATGATGCACATTGCTGCAGCGATGAATCGTCCGGTTATTTCCGTTTGGGGTTGTACTACTCCGGACTTTGGAATGTACCCGTACAAACCAGCAGCAGGAAGCGTTATCATTGAACCTGAAGGACTCAACAAACGTCCATGCTCGAAGCTAGGAGATCGATGCAAATACGGTAAAGAAGAGCGCTGTATTACTCAGATTGATCCAGCTCGGATCATTTCACACCTTACTCGCCAGTAA
- a CDS encoding TatD family hydrolase has product MFLIDTHTHLYSSQFDEDREEMVQRAFDAGVKQMLLPNIDLESIQGMKDLVAAHPDAMYPMMGLHPCSVKADFQEVLATLKAELENGEYIAVGEMGMDLYWDKTFLEEQKEAFRIQIEWAKEKGLPVVLHVRDAFDETLSLLDELNDDRLTGVFHCFTGTEEHAQHIDGYGGFYFGIGGVVTFKNGGVDKVLPSIDRSKIILETDSPYLAPKPHRGKRNESAYTQLVAQRSADVLEMSIDELAALTTTNAQRLFNI; this is encoded by the coding sequence ATGTTTTTGATCGATACCCATACACATCTGTATTCGTCGCAATTTGATGAAGACCGTGAGGAAATGGTTCAGCGTGCTTTTGACGCTGGTGTGAAGCAAATGCTATTGCCGAATATTGACTTGGAGTCGATTCAAGGGATGAAAGACCTTGTTGCTGCGCATCCTGATGCGATGTACCCTATGATGGGACTTCATCCTTGTTCTGTGAAAGCTGACTTTCAAGAGGTACTTGCCACACTAAAGGCAGAACTAGAAAACGGAGAATACATCGCTGTAGGGGAGATGGGGATGGATCTATACTGGGATAAAACCTTTCTCGAGGAGCAGAAGGAAGCATTTCGCATTCAGATTGAATGGGCGAAAGAGAAAGGACTTCCAGTGGTGTTGCACGTGAGAGATGCATTTGACGAGACGCTTTCGCTACTCGATGAATTGAATGACGACCGCCTAACCGGTGTATTCCATTGTTTCACAGGGACTGAAGAGCACGCCCAGCACATCGATGGCTATGGTGGATTCTATTTTGGCATTGGTGGCGTGGTGACTTTCAAGAACGGAGGAGTCGATAAAGTGTTGCCTTCTATTGATCGCTCGAAGATCATTCTGGAAACCGATAGCCCTTACCTCGCTCCCAAACCGCATCGTGGTAAGCGCAACGAATCTGCCTATACTCAATTGGTAGCCCAGCGTTCTGCAGATGTACTTGAAATGTCCATCGATGAGCTAGCAGCGTTGACGACAACAAACGCACAACGCTTGTTCAACATCTAA
- a CDS encoding asparaginase codes for MARSVLIIYTGGTIGMMEDPESRSLIPFDFEQLSHQVPELTRFDLVIDAVSFDPILDSSNIQVEHWQQMARQIESNYEQYDGFVVLHGTDTMAYSASALSFMLRGLQKPVIFTGSQLPIGVLRTDGKENLITSIQLAGMASNNTPVIREVAIYFGSALYRGNRTHKYSTEAFDAIHSPNLPALAEAGIHVQFRTNLFPVVSEETPFSVQYEMDSRVAVLKLFPGIRKEVVQGICSTPNLKGLIIETFGSGNSPDLPWFIEELGKLREKGVFMVNVTQCSEGFVEQGRYATSTSMMELGVIPAADMTFEAALTKMMYLIPQCGDVETFGNQMLTPMRGELTSYSSLV; via the coding sequence ATGGCTAGATCGGTCTTAATCATATATACAGGAGGCACCATCGGTATGATGGAAGATCCGGAATCGCGTTCGTTGATTCCTTTTGATTTTGAACAGCTCTCTCATCAGGTTCCTGAGCTGACACGCTTTGATCTGGTTATTGACGCCGTTTCTTTTGATCCGATCTTGGACTCTTCAAACATCCAAGTAGAGCACTGGCAGCAGATGGCGCGCCAGATAGAAAGCAACTACGAGCAATATGATGGTTTCGTGGTGCTGCATGGTACAGATACCATGGCCTACTCAGCTTCTGCATTGAGTTTCATGCTTCGTGGATTGCAGAAACCAGTGATATTCACAGGAAGTCAGCTTCCGATAGGGGTATTGCGTACCGATGGAAAAGAGAATCTTATTACTTCCATTCAGCTGGCTGGGATGGCTTCGAACAATACTCCGGTAATTCGAGAAGTAGCCATCTATTTTGGCTCCGCTCTCTATCGAGGAAATCGTACACACAAATACAGTACGGAAGCGTTTGACGCGATTCATAGTCCGAATCTTCCGGCGCTAGCCGAAGCAGGCATACACGTGCAGTTTCGAACCAATTTATTCCCTGTAGTATCTGAAGAAACACCTTTTTCTGTCCAATATGAGATGGATTCTAGGGTGGCTGTGCTGAAATTATTCCCGGGTATTCGCAAAGAAGTAGTGCAAGGGATTTGCAGCACGCCAAATCTTAAAGGTTTGATAATAGAGACCTTCGGATCAGGTAATTCTCCAGACCTCCCATGGTTCATTGAAGAACTCGGGAAATTGCGCGAAAAGGGCGTGTTTATGGTGAATGTGACGCAATGCAGTGAAGGCTTTGTAGAGCAAGGTAGGTACGCAACGAGTACTTCCATGATGGAGTTAGGAGTGATACCAGCGGCCGATATGACCTTTGAGGCAGCACTGACAAAAATGATGTATTTAATACCCCAGTGTGGAGATGTTGAAACATTTGGAAATCAGATGCTTACACCTATGCGAGGAGAGTTGACATCCTACTCTTCACTTGTATAG
- a CDS encoding MotA/TolQ/ExbB proton channel family protein, translating into MKKLLAFIAIFGALTFGLANNLSAQDGGETITEEVTDAAGEMVDEAGDAMEAGADSAAAAAQKAAANLQNRAQAAKEALEADAADAPAEKREVLSFHQTVKRYFIEGGATFMAFVLICLIFGLALAIERIIYLNMATTNTDKLLAKVEDALKAGGAEAAKEVCRNTRGPVASIFYQGLDRYDGDFQEMVKAIEDNGSVEMSKLESGLSWISLFIALAPMLGFMGTVIGMISAFDKIAEANTINASIVAGGIKVALITTVSGLIVAIILQIFYNYILSKIDSLVLDMEESSMELVDMLYKMRRSK; encoded by the coding sequence ATGAAAAAACTGCTTGCGTTCATTGCCATCTTCGGAGCTCTTACATTCGGATTGGCGAACAATCTTTCTGCTCAAGATGGAGGAGAAACAATTACAGAAGAAGTAACAGATGCTGCCGGAGAAATGGTAGACGAAGCTGGCGATGCCATGGAAGCAGGCGCTGATTCTGCTGCCGCTGCTGCTCAGAAAGCTGCTGCGAACCTTCAAAACCGTGCTCAAGCAGCCAAAGAAGCTCTCGAGGCGGACGCTGCTGATGCTCCTGCTGAAAAGCGTGAAGTATTGAGCTTCCACCAAACAGTGAAGCGTTACTTCATCGAAGGGGGTGCAACGTTCATGGCTTTCGTATTGATCTGTCTAATCTTCGGATTGGCACTTGCGATCGAGCGTATCATTTACTTGAACATGGCTACCACAAACACTGACAAACTTTTAGCGAAAGTTGAAGACGCGCTAAAAGCAGGTGGTGCTGAAGCGGCAAAAGAAGTTTGCCGTAACACTCGTGGTCCTGTTGCTTCAATCTTCTACCAAGGTCTTGACCGTTACGACGGTGATTTCCAAGAGATGGTGAAGGCAATTGAAGACAACGGTTCAGTTGAAATGAGCAAGCTAGAGAGCGGTCTTTCTTGGATATCACTCTTTATCGCACTCGCACCGATGCTTGGTTTCATGGGAACGGTAATCGGTATGATCTCGGCCTTCGATAAGATTGCTGAGGCGAACACAATTAACGCATCTATTGTAGCAGGTGGTATTAAGGTAGCCTTGATTACTACGGTATCGGGTCTTATTGTAGCCATCATTCTTCAGATTTTCTACAACTACATTCTTTCTAAGATCGATAGCCTAGTGCTAGATATGGAAGAATCTTCGATGGAACTAGTAGATATGCTCTACAAGATGCGTCGATCTAAGTAA
- a CDS encoding ExbD/TolR family protein, protein MARRPLQEINAGSMADIAFLLLIFWLVTTTIDSDEGVKRQLPPPVPPDVNVPPVRERNVFVVLVNANNDLLVEGEELKIDRLKDRAKDFLTATGDGILYPETPEDPDLPVREWVRKAFVAQKVAEYEAAVRGASDPDAKKAFQKVLESWRDKLAAIDLLGGDYRQLPGSAIISMRNDRNTSYDTYIQVNNELEAAINELRDELSQAKFGMSYSALEEKYEKSPDELTRQKIFAVRAVYPQRISEAEPQDAGAVYN, encoded by the coding sequence ATGGCAAGAAGACCACTACAAGAAATCAATGCAGGATCGATGGCTGACATCGCCTTCCTTCTATTGATTTTCTGGCTGGTGACTACGACCATCGACTCGGACGAAGGGGTGAAACGTCAGTTACCACCACCGGTGCCGCCAGACGTCAACGTTCCTCCAGTGCGAGAGCGTAACGTATTCGTGGTACTTGTGAACGCGAACAACGACCTCCTCGTGGAAGGTGAAGAATTGAAAATCGACCGATTGAAGGATCGTGCGAAAGACTTCCTCACAGCTACAGGAGACGGAATACTCTACCCAGAGACTCCAGAAGATCCAGATCTTCCAGTGAGAGAATGGGTACGAAAAGCATTCGTAGCACAGAAGGTTGCCGAATATGAAGCAGCTGTGCGTGGAGCATCTGATCCAGATGCGAAAAAGGCATTCCAAAAAGTACTCGAGAGCTGGCGAGATAAACTCGCGGCCATCGATCTACTTGGAGGAGATTACCGCCAGCTTCCTGGATCGGCGATCATTTCTATGCGAAATGACCGCAACACTAGCTACGATACTTACATCCAGGTGAATAACGAGCTGGAAGCAGCCATCAATGAGCTTCGTGACGAGCTCTCGCAGGCGAAATTCGGCATGTCTTATTCAGCTTTGGAAGAGAAGTACGAGAAGAGCCCTGACGAGCTTACTCGCCAGAAAATCTTCGCTGTACGAGCTGTATATCCACAACGTATCTCTGAGGCTGAGCCACAGGATGCAGGAGCAGTGTATAACTAA
- a CDS encoding ExbD/TolR family protein, whose product MAQFGKKKKRVVGEVSTASLPDIVFMLLFFFMVATVLRTEEEKVRVIRPDASELYRIEKKHLIRYVNIGVPQDTRYGTDPVMQLNDAFASPAEIYEWVEKERTTLNEAEQSKMWVSLKVDKETKMGIVTDVKQELRKASALKVLYSAGRRDRTGEE is encoded by the coding sequence ATGGCACAATTTGGAAAAAAGAAGAAGAGGGTCGTTGGAGAGGTATCTACCGCTTCACTTCCTGACATCGTGTTCATGCTTCTTTTCTTCTTCATGGTGGCAACTGTATTGCGTACCGAAGAAGAGAAGGTTCGTGTGATCCGACCTGACGCCTCTGAGCTCTACCGTATTGAGAAGAAACACTTGATTCGCTACGTCAACATCGGTGTACCTCAGGATACCCGCTACGGAACAGATCCTGTGATGCAGTTGAACGATGCCTTTGCTTCTCCAGCTGAAATCTATGAATGGGTTGAAAAAGAGCGTACAACGCTCAACGAAGCTGAGCAAAGTAAGATGTGGGTTTCACTAAAAGTGGACAAAGAAACGAAGATGGGAATCGTGACAGATGTGAAGCAAGAGCTCCGCAAAGCATCTGCACTGAAAGTACTCTACTCTGCAGGTCGTCGTGACCGTACAGGAGAGGAGTAA
- a CDS encoding ExbD/TolR family protein codes for MKRTVPQIAASSMADIAFLLLIFWLLSSTLNGDEGIKRFLPPFSDSPSQADPTNDRNALVVLSNAFDQLLVDGEELDVSELRTRCVEFVVANGDGVTSPVLAPIEGVPVREMVNDQVIREKRTNYQLRLNQGEISQATFNEAMEKLDRWEAAVEELGRFSALPGSAVISVNCDRATSYDLYIAIQNELEAAIREQRDRIAKERFEMTYTEMEAEWKRQPENEALGRQVIAIREVYPYIISEAQTMAEGTP; via the coding sequence ATGAAACGTACAGTTCCACAGATTGCAGCCTCCTCCATGGCTGACATCGCTTTCCTGCTACTCATCTTTTGGTTACTCTCTAGCACGCTCAATGGAGATGAGGGAATCAAACGATTTCTACCGCCCTTTTCAGATTCTCCGAGTCAAGCCGATCCAACTAATGATCGCAATGCATTGGTGGTGCTGAGCAACGCTTTTGACCAACTTTTGGTCGATGGAGAAGAACTCGATGTGAGCGAATTGAGAACACGCTGTGTTGAGTTTGTTGTTGCCAATGGTGATGGAGTTACTTCTCCAGTATTGGCTCCCATCGAGGGAGTGCCCGTTCGGGAAATGGTCAACGATCAGGTCATCCGGGAAAAGCGGACGAACTACCAGCTCCGATTGAATCAGGGAGAAATCTCTCAAGCTACCTTCAATGAAGCGATGGAGAAACTTGACCGTTGGGAGGCTGCAGTAGAAGAGTTGGGAAGGTTCTCAGCACTGCCCGGTAGCGCCGTCATCAGTGTGAATTGTGATCGCGCGACATCTTATGACCTCTACATCGCCATCCAGAATGAACTGGAGGCCGCGATTCGGGAACAACGTGACCGCATTGCCAAGGAGCGTTTTGAAATGACTTACACTGAAATGGAAGCAGAGTGGAAACGTCAGCCGGAGAATGAAGCGCTCGGTAGGCAAGTTATCGCTATTCGCGAAGTGTACCCTTACATCATTTCAGAGGCGCAGACTATGGCTGAGGGAACGCCTTGA
- a CDS encoding NAD(P)-dependent oxidoreductase translates to MRVLFIDQVHEILEQRLTAHGCICEHDHFSSYDEILEKLPAYQGVVIRSRIPVDQGFFDAASQLKFIARSGAGLENIDLAIAESRGIQVFNSPEGNRDAVGEQAIGMLLMLANHLKRADNEVRQGIWRREENRGWELAEKTVGIIGFGKMGSALAEKLQGFRCRIIAYDKYKKVEFPGVEDVSLDYLQAESDIISLHLPQSEETHHYVDAAFIEACARPFILINTARGKNVDTEALVEGLRNQTIAGACLDVLEYEKRSFESLSAEALPEAFRYLIQAENVVLSPHVAGWTHESYVKLSSFLADKIIKAFPQP, encoded by the coding sequence ATGAGAGTTCTATTTATTGACCAGGTCCATGAAATCCTTGAGCAGCGTTTGACCGCCCATGGATGTATCTGTGAGCACGATCATTTTAGTTCATATGATGAAATTCTCGAGAAGCTACCTGCCTATCAAGGGGTAGTAATTCGCAGTCGCATTCCCGTTGACCAGGGCTTCTTCGATGCTGCTTCACAGTTGAAGTTTATTGCTCGTAGTGGTGCTGGTTTAGAAAATATTGATCTCGCTATCGCGGAATCGCGAGGTATTCAAGTGTTCAATTCTCCTGAAGGAAATCGAGACGCGGTGGGTGAGCAAGCCATCGGTATGCTCCTCATGCTTGCTAATCATTTAAAGCGGGCCGACAACGAAGTGCGTCAAGGCATCTGGAGGAGAGAAGAAAACCGCGGTTGGGAACTAGCGGAGAAAACAGTGGGTATTATCGGATTCGGGAAAATGGGTTCCGCGCTAGCGGAAAAACTACAAGGATTCCGATGCCGTATCATTGCCTATGACAAGTACAAAAAAGTCGAATTCCCCGGTGTTGAAGACGTCTCGCTGGATTATCTCCAGGCTGAATCAGACATCATCAGCCTCCATCTCCCACAAAGTGAAGAAACGCATCATTATGTTGATGCAGCCTTCATTGAAGCGTGCGCTCGTCCGTTCATATTAATCAATACTGCCCGCGGCAAAAACGTTGATACGGAAGCACTTGTTGAAGGCCTTCGTAATCAAACGATCGCCGGAGCATGTTTGGATGTATTAGAATACGAGAAGCGCTCCTTTGAGAGCCTTTCGGCCGAAGCGCTTCCGGAGGCCTTCCGTTATCTTATTCAGGCCGAAAATGTAGTGCTATCACCTCATGTAGCCGGATGGACACATGAGAGTTATGTCAAGCTCAGCAGCTTTCTTGCAGACAAAATCATCAAGGCGTTCCCTCAGCCATAG